One stretch of Toxoplasma gondii ME49 chromosome XI, whole genome shotgun sequence DNA includes these proteins:
- a CDS encoding hypothetical protein (encoded by transcript TGME49_316650): MVALEEAPPSSEDRRSRRDNPKQLPSTKNSDLPEMRIPSPHASTVDTQGKNKRGTALSSSSSSSASSSSASSSSASSSSSSSSSSSSSSESRDSSLSHPASWARESASPSGDSESGMENSKGTLKETSKGTLKENSKGTLKENSKKTLKENSKGTLKETSKGTLKENSKKTLKENSKGTLKENPKGTLKENSKGTLKENSKGTFKETSKGNSESESRGPSEGKASGDMKDTPPLSAETTDLWRPAHSASAGDNALSSLKSQDADSSPPASLSLSGSSSSSDPSLPSRSQKPLSPVSQSPRDPVPVSHLTSAAAPSASPSSLLTASQKSPSGISSSPSQGENVERSSHLPPAVAEPCSPPFSPLDDDLNSLGVQGASVARRLASFDVEQTFALAAELFPATFPSAKESDSSAAARAYARPEPPALPDGGLELDTASLFDSLEDETRVEALRQRLREAEFWFRKLRGDLFLWIEKALDLQARVGDAAKLQATQAFAIQELRREKRAAERQMQKERDSLRREREASLQEVAALRHELNQLKSRAAGADAAVRAAARVAAETDDQRGKSGEGQETEQEERAADKAALVSLTASVAALKTERDGLVGELYYERRRHKEVAEAFEQTRYICESEHLPNLEKLRASLEASEAERHEIQAQLIQYKIKYAESAFEELESRQQAMQQGLQHMQTVQQMKSLQLEVANLTSPRGLPDSRGGESALLSRHNSQRRRDESPSLLSRVCAALSPRDSREPRGPHDGATGAVVTPASPLVQGLGDGPEVDARTGGFGSVRGFADAEGGVNCLGVQAPRLAGSVIRSPRGPSGPTSGPGLATPGLAGAFAAVAPLASPRGANAEEAGLSPLSRRSVPSGDGGSATTLPSTEGRVQNPELEDQVRPLTSRMSGVPRVPPLRLGDFQGRLRDAGTSSPGPVAGHLVQDDAAQAPCGDEGRGQLGRYGSCGETRSRVQHSFSWASEASRDSGQPQERGWKETVTGTTRKWFGKLNRLTSRRTGEEEKKAHEARKTQGGDDLQSDRNLRTVSEAAAGRTGAGNKRNVSRREADTAETGRQRVGRSESISEGFSSSSRSSFGFSGSDDSSSYSRSRRSSSVERSVTQESFDSARPQPGTLRLQRGEAESPQSFEEKSGETATVSPRERGGEAAASSPLARARAVSLKGLARWGSSGGSLAALWSSALGSGKAETCEEGNRSPTRFRKPGNGETPEASDSQVAGQQGRLDVLEVSDEHTSASRPLEEGQGDAGAEWERGRSSGREEGPRGGKEADGREEREASLCALEGEEGERGHDRKMRVARRTTDPIEWLAEQ; encoded by the exons ATGGTCGCACTGGAAGAAGCTCCTCCCTCCTCGGAGGACAGGCGCTCAAGGAGGGACAATCCGAAGCAGTTGCCATCGACAAAGAACTCCGACTTGCCTGAGATGAGAATTCCTTCGCCCCATGCCTCTACCGTCGATACACAGGGGAAAAACAAACGAGGCACTGCCCTcagctcttcctcctcttcatctgcctcctcttcatctgcctcttcttcatctgcctcttcttcttcatcgtcgtcttcctcttcctcttcttcttcggagtCCCGCGactcctccctttctcacCCAGCCTCCTGGGCTCGAGAGTCCGCGTCCCCCTCTGGGGACTCTGAGTCTGGAATGGAAAACTCGAAGGGAACTTTGAAAGAAACTTCGAAGGGAACTCTGAAAGAAAACTCGAAGGGAACTTTGAAAGAAAATTCGAAGAAAACTTTGAAAGAAAACTCGAAGGGAACTCTGAAAGAAACTTCGAAGGGAACTTTGAAAGAAAATTCGAAGAAAACTTTGAAAGAAAACTCGAAGGGAACTCTGAAAGAAAACCCGAAGGGAACTCTGAAAGAAAACTCGAAGGGAACATTGAAAGAAAACTCGAAGGGAACTTTCAAAGAAACTTCGAAGGGAAATTCAGAGAGTGAATCACGTGGACCTTCAGAGGGAAAGGCTTCGGGAGACATGAAAGACACTCCACCACTTTCAGCGGAGACGACGGACCTCTGGCGTCCTGCACACTCCGCTTCAGCAGGTGACAACGCCCTGTCGTCCTTGAAAAGCCAAGACGCAGATTCGTCTCCTccagcgtctctgtctctttcaggttcctccagttcgtcagatccgtctcttccttcgcgttctcaGAAACCTCTCAGTCCTGTTTCTCAATCTCCACGTGACCCTGTGCCTGTGTCTCACTTGACATCTGCTGCCGccccgtctgcttctccttcttcgctgcttaCCGCCTCCCAGAAGTCTCCCTCTGGgatctcgtcttcgccttcgcaaGGTGAGAACGTCGAGCGTTCTTCACATCTTCCTCCAGCCGTCGCAGAGCCGTGttctcctccgttttctcccttgGACGACGACTTGAATTCTCTCGGAGTTCAGGGAGCGTCCGTTGCTCGTCGACTTGCCTCCTTCGACGTCGAGCAGaccttcgctctcgccgccGAGCTCTTCCCCGCTACGTTTCCTTCCgcgaaagagagcgacagcagcgCTGCGGCTCGGGCGTATGCTCGCCCAGAGCCTCCTGCTCTCCCAGACGGAGGCCTCGAACTCGACACCGCGTCGCTGTTTGACTCTCTCGAGGACGAGACGCGCGTGGAGGCTCTGAGGCAGAGACTGCGCGAAGCGGAGTTTTGGTTCCGAAAGCTTCGTGGAgatctttttctctggatcGAGAAGGCCCTTGACCTGCAGGCGCGCGTCGGGGACGCCGCAAAGCTTCAAGCCACGCAAGCCTTCGCCATCCAAGAGctccgcagagagaagcgcgctGCCGAGCGGCAAAtgcaaaaggagagagacagtttgaggcgagagcgcgagGCTTCTCTTCAAGAAGTCGCTGCGTTGAGACACGAACTCAACCAACTGAAGAGTCGCGCTGCGGGCGCCGACGCAGCTGTCCGCGCTGCTGCCAGAGttgcggcggagacagatgACCAGCGAGGAAAGTCCGGGGAAggacaagagacagagcaagAGGAACGAGCAGCAGACAAAGCCGCTCTG GTGTCTCTGACGGCTTCCGTGGCGGCGCTGAAGACAGAGCGAGATGGCCTCGTTGGCGAGTTGTACTACGAGCGCCGCAGGCACAAGGAGGTTGCGGAGGCGTTCGAACAGACCCGTTACATTTGCGAATCAGAG CACCTGCCGAACCTGGAGAAGCTTCGGGCGTCGCTGGAGGCCAGTGAGGCGGAGCGGCATGAGATCCAGGCCCAGTTGATCCAGTACAAAATCAAGTACGCGGAATCGGCGTTTGAAGAGTTGGAGTCGCGCCAGCAGGCAATGCAGCAAGGCCTTCAACACATGCAGACTGTCCAGCAGATGAAATCTCTCCAGCTCGAGGTCGCGAACCTGACTTCCCCGCGGGGGCTCCCGGACTCGCGGGGCGGCGAGTCCGCGCTTCTGAGCCGCCACAATTCCCAACGCAGACGTGACGAGTCCCCGTCGTTATTGTCGCGGGTCTGCGCGGCGCTGAGCCCACGAGACTCCAGAGAGCCCCGAGGTCCTCACGACGGCGCCACGGGGGCGGTTGTCACCCCAGCTTCGCCCCTCGTACAGGGCCTCGGCGATGGGCCTGAAGTTGACGCCCGTACCGGCGGCTTCGGATCTGTTCGAGGCTTCGCGGACGCAGAGGGCGGCGTGAACTGTCTGGGGGTCCAGGCGCCGCGGCTCGCGGGTTCGGTCATCCGGTCCCCACGGGGCCCTTCGGGCCCAACTAGCGGTCCGGGGCTAGCGACCCCGGGGCTTGCGGGGGCGTTCGCGGCGGTCGCGCCTCTGGCCTCACCCCGGGGCGCGAACGCGGAGGAAGCGGGCCTGTCCCCTCTTTCCCGTCGAAGCGTCCCCAGTGGAGACGGGGGGTCGGCCACGACTCTCCCATCGACTGAGGGGCGAGTTCAGAATCCAGAACTCGAGGATCAGGTCAGGCCCCTGACGAGTCGCATGTCTGGGGTTCCGCGAGTCCCGCCGCTTCGCCTCGGGGACTTCCAGGGCCGACTCCGCGACGCAGGTACCAGCAGCCCCGGGCCTGTCGCGGGTCACTTGGTCCAGGACGACGCGGCGCAGGCGCCTTGCGGCGACGAGGGGCGAGGCCAGCTGGGGCGCTATGGGAGTTGCGGCGAGACGCGGTCGCGGGTGCAGCACTCCTTCAGCTGGGCTTCCGAGGCGTCAAGAGACAGCGGCCAACCACAGGAAAGGGGATGGAAGGAGACTGTGACGGGGACGACGCGCAAGTGGTTCGGGAAGCTAAACCGTCTGACATCCCGGCGgacaggagaggaggagaagaaggctcaCGAGGCCCGGAAGACGCAGGGCGGGGACGACCTCCAGAGCGACCGGAACCTGCGAACAGTCTCCGAGGCTGCGGCAGGGCGTACGGGGGCCGGGAACAAGAGAAATGTGTCTCGAAGGGAGGCGGACACCGCGGAAACGGGGAGGCAACGCGTGGGCAGAAGTGAAAGTATCAGCGAAGGCTTCTCGTCCTCATCTCGGTCGTCCTTCGGCTTTTCCGGGTCGGACGATTCCTCGTCCTACTCGCGGTCGCGCCGGTCCTCCAGCGTGGAGCGTTCGGTCACGCAGGAGTCCTTCGACTCGGCGAGGCCACAGCCGGGCACTCTGCGGTTGCAGAGGGGCGAGGCTGAAAGTCCGCAGTCTTTCGAagagaaaagtggagaaaccGCGACGGTCTCGCCTCGGGAAAGGGGTGGGGAGGCGGCTGCTTCATCTCCTCTTGCCAGGGCCCGCGCTGTGTCCCTGAAGGGCCTCGCGCGCTGGGGCTCCAGTGGAGGAAGCCTTGCAGCTCTGTGGAGTTCGGCGCTCGGGAGTGGCAAGGCGGAGACatgcgaggaaggaaacaggagTCCAACTCGCTTCCGAAAGCCAGGCAACGGAGAGACCCCAGAAGCGTCGGACTCGCAAGTTGCAGGACAGCAAGGAAGACTTGATGTTCTGGAAGTTTCTGACGAGCATACCAGCGCCAGTCGCCCGCTCGAGGAAGGAcagggagacgcaggagcagagtgggagagaggaaggagctcggggcgagaagaaggaccgagaggaggaaaggaggcagATGGAAGAGAGGAGCGGGAAGCCAGTCTGTGCGCACTGGAgggtgaagaaggcgagagaggacacGACAGAAAGATGAGGGTGGCAAGGCGAACAACAGATCCGATAGAATGGCTAGCGGAGCAGTAG